In Cytobacillus oceanisediminis, the following proteins share a genomic window:
- a CDS encoding glutaredoxin family protein: MNTITVYTTNTCPYCTMVKNFLDEQGLEYKEVNVQNDQREAQKLVATTGQMGVPQINVNGKWVIGFDPNTIMANVKQ, translated from the coding sequence ATGAACACTATTACGGTTTATACAACGAATACTTGCCCTTACTGTACGATGGTGAAGAATTTTCTGGATGAGCAAGGGCTGGAGTATAAAGAAGTTAATGTGCAGAATGACCAGCGAGAGGCACAAAAACTGGTTGCAACCACCGGACAAATGGGAGTGCCGCAGATCAATGTAAATGGCAAATGGGTCATTGGCTTTGATCCAAATACGATTATGGCGAATGTGAAGCAATAA
- a CDS encoding hydroxyacid dehydrogenase → MKILITELIWKEGIEELINNGYQVDYDESLWSNREELLKKINKYDALIVRNQTSVDQELMAAGTQLKVIGRLGVGLDNIDTKTAKKMGIPVVYAKNANATSVAEYVMMAMLSVSRPLHLADYDVKKGNWDRKTYTGMEIAGKTLGLIGLGEISHRVAKRAISFGMNVIGYDPYIADYDHIVSETGVQIKESLADLLAESDFISLHVPLTPSTKYLISESELQLMKVTSYIINTSRGGIINERDLAAALTNGSIAGAFLDVLETEPIHPANELLTCPNAVVTPHIAGLTEESQIRTSLLVAKEVAKVMKHQPSLCVI, encoded by the coding sequence ATGAAAATCCTAATTACTGAATTAATCTGGAAAGAAGGAATTGAAGAGTTAATAAACAATGGCTATCAAGTGGATTATGACGAGAGTCTATGGAGTAACCGTGAAGAATTATTAAAAAAAATAAACAAATACGATGCTTTAATTGTAAGAAATCAAACAAGTGTAGACCAGGAATTAATGGCAGCTGGTACACAATTAAAGGTCATAGGAAGGCTTGGAGTTGGACTTGATAATATAGACACAAAAACAGCAAAGAAAATGGGAATCCCAGTTGTTTATGCTAAAAATGCTAACGCTACTTCGGTGGCCGAGTATGTGATGATGGCCATGCTAAGTGTTTCCAGGCCTCTTCATCTGGCTGATTATGATGTCAAGAAAGGCAATTGGGATAGAAAAACATATACAGGTATGGAAATTGCGGGTAAAACGCTGGGCCTTATAGGATTAGGTGAAATCTCACATCGCGTTGCTAAAAGAGCAATATCGTTTGGAATGAATGTGATTGGCTACGATCCCTATATTGCAGATTATGATCACATCGTTTCTGAAACAGGAGTTCAAATAAAAGAATCATTAGCAGATCTCCTTGCTGAATCTGATTTTATTTCCTTGCATGTTCCGCTTACACCTTCAACTAAGTATTTAATCTCCGAGTCAGAACTTCAATTAATGAAGGTTACTTCCTATATTATTAATACGTCCCGGGGCGGTATTATAAATGAACGTGATCTTGCAGCTGCTTTGACCAATGGTTCGATTGCAGGAGCGTTTCTGGATGTACTTGAGACAGAACCAATCCACCCAGCGAACGAACTATTGACCTGCCCGAATGCTGTCGTTACTCCGCATATAGCTGGTTTAACTGAAGAATCACAAATTAGAACTTCCTTATTGGTGGCAAAGGAAGTGGCGAAGGTTATGAAGCATCAGCCATCATTATGTGTAATATAA
- a CDS encoding FadR/GntR family transcriptional regulator has protein sequence MDINRKGISEQVADSIKKKIHNGVYRAGEKIPGEREMGMELSVSRNTVREAYKILEAYGYLTAKHGTGVFVASPEQQIQKMTEAFFVSSDQFKDFFSVRKILEDWTVKWSIENSSPDLIQQLDQILKEANESVSGDQNFDRLAELDHKFHMTLADHSNNVVLVRIMHFLIDLLSESRTKSINIPGRALKSVQEHERILEAIKQNNIELAQERMKDHIESVECSISQNTLSS, from the coding sequence TTGGACATTAATAGAAAAGGAATTTCGGAGCAGGTAGCCGATAGTATAAAGAAAAAAATCCATAATGGCGTATATAGAGCAGGTGAAAAAATCCCTGGCGAAAGAGAAATGGGAATGGAACTTTCTGTCAGCAGAAATACAGTAAGGGAAGCCTATAAGATTCTAGAAGCATATGGGTATTTAACCGCCAAACACGGAACAGGGGTCTTTGTAGCTTCTCCAGAGCAGCAGATACAAAAAATGACTGAAGCGTTTTTTGTATCCTCAGATCAATTTAAGGATTTCTTCTCCGTCAGAAAGATTCTTGAAGATTGGACAGTAAAATGGTCCATAGAGAATTCAAGCCCGGATCTTATTCAGCAATTAGATCAAATCCTTAAGGAAGCAAATGAAAGTGTAAGTGGTGACCAAAATTTTGACCGTCTTGCTGAATTAGATCATAAATTTCATATGACTCTTGCAGATCATTCAAATAATGTTGTGCTAGTAAGGATTATGCACTTTCTAATCGATCTGCTGTCCGAGTCACGTACAAAATCAATTAACATTCCGGGCCGCGCGTTAAAATCTGTTCAAGAGCACGAAAGGATTCTTGAGGCAATAAAGCAGAACAACATTGAGTTAGCCCAGGAACGTATGAAAGACCATATAGAAAGTGTTGAATGCTCGATTTCACAAAATACATTATCCAGCTAA
- a CDS encoding UxaA family hydrolase: MSNNSQSTTLAETHSPESKEVSTHKFLIHHKGDHVGVATSPIKEGEQVIGIYMDDNSEVSVKSRGDIPLGHKISLVDLNSDQPVLKYGIQIGLTTTEWTVGDYVHTHNIKTARW, encoded by the coding sequence ATGAGTAATAACAGTCAATCTACAACTCTTGCAGAAACGCATTCGCCTGAGTCCAAAGAAGTTAGCACACATAAGTTTTTAATTCATCATAAGGGAGATCATGTAGGGGTAGCAACTAGTCCAATAAAAGAAGGAGAACAGGTTATCGGAATCTATATGGACGATAATTCTGAAGTGTCTGTAAAGTCTCGGGGGGATATTCCTTTAGGACATAAAATATCATTAGTGGACTTAAACAGTGATCAGCCAGTATTAAAATACGGAATTCAAATTGGGTTAACTACAACAGAATGGACTGTAGGAGACTATGTCCATACTCATAATATTAAAACGGCGAGGTGGTAA
- a CDS encoding Ldh family oxidoreductase has product MNTYNELDLKEFCEKVLEKMGMRKDYSEVVADSLVKANLEGTDSHGISRLPIYAKRFMDKRINVNPDIKVTKKAPSVLQIDGDNGLGHIVSWKAIKEGIETAKENGTAAIAIRNSNHFGTASYFCQMACEQNLACIGFTNSPPGIAPWGGREAFFGTNPIAFGFPTGNDQPVIIDLSTSIVARGKIILAAKQGTEIPDDWAIDENGYPTKDPAAALNGSVLPLGGAKGAALALAVEILTGVLSGAAFGPHVKNLYDDGETENANVGHFFLLLDIEKFMDLSLFFTSIQHLLQEMKEVPKKPDISEIRYPGERRKRESDGRLLTGIELSGNVEQELKELGEKFNIHFPEAMSLDHSSKSLSL; this is encoded by the coding sequence ATGAACACATATAATGAATTGGATCTAAAGGAATTCTGTGAAAAAGTTCTTGAAAAAATGGGAATGCGCAAAGATTATTCGGAAGTTGTCGCGGATTCACTGGTAAAAGCAAACTTAGAAGGCACGGATAGCCACGGGATCAGCAGACTCCCCATATATGCCAAACGATTCATGGATAAAAGAATAAATGTGAATCCGGATATTAAAGTCACTAAAAAAGCTCCATCCGTGCTGCAGATTGATGGAGATAATGGCCTGGGCCATATAGTAAGCTGGAAGGCAATTAAAGAAGGCATTGAAACGGCAAAAGAAAATGGCACTGCAGCAATCGCAATTCGTAATAGCAATCATTTTGGGACTGCTTCTTATTTTTGCCAGATGGCATGCGAGCAGAATCTCGCATGCATAGGCTTTACTAATTCCCCGCCAGGCATTGCACCCTGGGGAGGGAGGGAAGCTTTCTTTGGCACAAATCCTATCGCGTTTGGCTTTCCAACTGGAAATGATCAGCCTGTAATCATTGATTTATCAACCAGTATAGTGGCTAGAGGGAAAATCATATTGGCCGCTAAACAGGGGACTGAAATACCGGATGACTGGGCAATAGATGAAAATGGATATCCCACCAAAGATCCTGCAGCTGCTTTAAATGGGTCTGTATTACCGCTTGGAGGAGCAAAAGGAGCTGCACTTGCGCTTGCGGTTGAGATATTAACTGGAGTGCTTTCAGGAGCGGCATTTGGCCCTCATGTGAAAAATCTATATGATGATGGTGAAACAGAGAATGCAAATGTTGGACATTTCTTTTTGTTATTAGATATTGAGAAATTTATGGATTTATCACTTTTCTTTACTTCCATTCAACACCTGCTGCAGGAAATGAAGGAAGTTCCTAAGAAACCAGACATAAGCGAAATACGCTATCCTGGAGAAAGAAGAAAAAGAGAAAGTGACGGCAGGTTATTAACAGGAATTGAATTATCAGGCAATGTTGAACAGGAATTAAAAGAATTGGGTGAGAAATTCAATATCCATTTTCCTGAGGCGATGTCACTTGATCATTCCAGTAAAAGTCTTTCTCTTTAA
- the hfq gene encoding RNA chaperone Hfq: protein MKSAINIQDQVLNQLRKDNTNCTVFLLNGFQIRGCIKGFDNFTVLFESEGKQQLVYKHAISTFVPQRNVQLDLENQQ from the coding sequence ATGAAATCAGCAATCAATATTCAGGATCAGGTTCTTAACCAGCTACGCAAGGATAATACGAATTGTACCGTGTTCTTATTAAACGGATTCCAAATTAGAGGCTGTATTAAAGGCTTTGATAATTTTACTGTACTATTTGAATCAGAAGGAAAGCAGCAGCTTGTATACAAGCATGCGATTTCAACATTCGTCCCCCAGCGCAATGTTCAGTTGGATTTAGAAAACCAGCAATAA
- the mreBH gene encoding rod-share determining protein MreBH, whose product MLNTSEIGIDLGTANILVYSKTKGIILNEPSVVAIDTETKKVLAVGKDAKEMIGKTPGRIVAIRPLKDGVIADYDTTTEMLRQVMRKASKKVGFAIRKPNVVVCTPSGSTSVERRAIQDAVRNAGAKKVHLIEEPVAAAIGAGMPVDEPVANVVVDIGGGSTEVAIISFGGVVACHSIRIGGDRLDDDIIQHVRKEYNVLIGERTAEKIKMEIGYALADHEEMTMEVRGRDLVTGLPKTITLSSYEIRDAMREALLHILEAIRATLEDSPAELSGDIVDRGVILSGGGALLNGMQDWLSQEIVVPVHLAPNPLESVAVGTGVALKYIDKMHTLVR is encoded by the coding sequence ATGTTAAATACATCTGAAATTGGAATAGATTTAGGAACTGCAAATATCCTTGTATACAGCAAAACAAAAGGCATTATCCTAAATGAACCATCTGTAGTAGCAATTGATACAGAAACGAAAAAAGTGTTAGCTGTTGGTAAAGACGCAAAAGAAATGATCGGGAAAACACCGGGCCGCATCGTTGCCATCCGTCCGCTTAAAGACGGGGTTATTGCCGACTATGACACCACAACTGAAATGCTTCGCCAGGTTATGCGAAAAGCATCGAAAAAAGTCGGATTTGCAATCAGAAAGCCTAACGTGGTCGTATGTACTCCTTCAGGTTCTACTTCTGTAGAGAGAAGAGCTATTCAGGACGCAGTACGAAATGCTGGTGCAAAAAAAGTACATCTTATTGAAGAACCGGTAGCAGCTGCAATAGGTGCAGGCATGCCTGTTGATGAGCCCGTTGCGAACGTTGTTGTAGATATTGGAGGCGGTTCAACTGAAGTCGCCATCATTTCATTTGGCGGCGTTGTTGCCTGCCATTCCATCCGTATTGGCGGTGACAGACTCGATGATGACATTATTCAGCATGTTCGCAAAGAATACAATGTCCTTATAGGGGAAAGAACAGCTGAAAAAATTAAGATGGAAATCGGCTATGCATTAGCCGACCATGAAGAAATGACAATGGAAGTCCGCGGCCGGGACCTCGTGACTGGTTTGCCAAAAACAATCACATTATCTTCATATGAGATTCGTGATGCAATGAGAGAAGCACTCCTGCATATTCTGGAGGCCATCCGTGCCACTTTAGAAGACAGCCCTGCCGAACTGAGCGGTGACATCGTTGACCGCGGAGTTATTTTATCCGGCGGCGGCGCCCTCCTTAATGGCATGCAGGATTGGCTATCCCAAGAAATTGTTGTGCCTGTGCACCTAGCTCCAAATCCTCTTGAATCTGTAGCGGTTGGAACAGGGGTTGCATTAAAATATATTGATAAGATGCATACATTGGTAAGATAA
- a CDS encoding UxaA family hydrolase produces the protein MNNTLMGFRRENGKVGIRNHVIILPVDDISNAACEAVARQVQGTMALPHAYGRLQYGPDLDLHFRTMIGTGSNPNVAAVIVIGIEENWSKKIAEGIAETGKPVSYFSIEGNGDFETIRQASWKAKEYVQRASELQREPIELKDLTISIKCGESDTTTGLGSCPTVSQAVDRLVDAGATVFFGETSELTGGEHLIAQRMATPELHEKFMAIYKDYVGEIESKGVDLLGSQPTQGNIAGGLSTIEEKALGNIAKTGTKDVIGVLDPAEKPDNGNGLYFMDTSSAAAECITLMAAGGAVLHLFPTGQGNIIGNPIEPVVKITANPITAGTMSEHIDVDVQGLLSRQISLEEAGDKLMEVICRTVNGRLTSAEALGHREFVMTKLYRSA, from the coding sequence ATGAATAATACACTAATGGGTTTCCGCAGAGAAAATGGAAAAGTTGGAATACGTAATCATGTCATTATTTTGCCTGTTGATGATATCTCAAATGCTGCCTGTGAGGCTGTAGCAAGACAAGTTCAAGGAACGATGGCCCTTCCTCACGCATATGGAAGACTCCAGTATGGACCAGACCTTGATCTTCATTTCAGAACAATGATAGGAACCGGCTCAAATCCAAATGTGGCCGCGGTTATTGTCATCGGCATTGAAGAAAACTGGTCTAAGAAAATCGCGGAAGGTATTGCAGAAACTGGTAAACCAGTATCCTATTTTTCTATCGAGGGAAATGGTGATTTTGAAACGATCCGCCAAGCATCATGGAAGGCTAAAGAGTATGTTCAACGGGCATCTGAACTTCAAAGAGAACCGATTGAATTAAAAGATTTAACGATCAGCATCAAGTGCGGGGAATCGGATACGACTACAGGATTGGGATCATGCCCAACTGTATCTCAGGCAGTTGACCGCCTGGTTGATGCCGGTGCGACCGTATTCTTTGGGGAAACATCAGAATTAACTGGTGGAGAACATCTGATAGCACAAAGAATGGCAACTCCTGAACTTCATGAAAAGTTTATGGCCATCTATAAAGATTATGTAGGCGAAATCGAATCCAAAGGAGTAGATCTGCTTGGCTCCCAGCCAACACAGGGAAATATTGCAGGAGGCCTATCAACTATAGAAGAAAAGGCTCTTGGTAATATCGCCAAAACGGGCACTAAGGATGTAATTGGGGTGCTTGATCCAGCGGAAAAGCCAGATAATGGCAATGGCTTGTATTTTATGGATACTTCTTCAGCAGCAGCAGAGTGCATTACCTTAATGGCAGCTGGCGGAGCAGTACTCCACCTTTTCCCAACAGGGCAGGGTAATATTATCGGAAATCCAATTGAGCCTGTTGTGAAAATTACCGCAAATCCCATAACAGCTGGAACAATGAGCGAGCATATTGATGTAGATGTACAGGGATTATTGTCCCGTCAGATTTCCCTGGAAGAAGCAGGCGACAAATTAATGGAAGTTATTTGCCGTACGGTTAATGGCCGATTGACCAGTGCTGAAGCTTTAGGACATCGTGAATTTGTCATGACAAAACTATACCGAAGCGCCTGA
- a CDS encoding GntR family transcriptional regulator — MKDTNLIDHSSLSRLIAEKIAEDIITGRLKSGDKLIEANYAEEFGTSRAPIREAFYLLAIDGLVDRIPRKGSIIRGYSEKDIIDLIEIRMTLEALAMDRIAINGISETLIKVMEELVIKMESIQENTIEYTNLNQEFHLGIIDMSKSEIIRMMYLRLGLPLLSLQRVSFGGEGSIKQSLKEHIVILDNLKDIILMKRKWF; from the coding sequence ATGAAAGATACTAACCTAATTGATCACAGCTCACTTTCGAGACTTATTGCAGAAAAAATCGCTGAAGATATAATAACTGGCAGGCTTAAATCAGGAGATAAATTAATTGAGGCAAATTATGCAGAAGAGTTTGGAACAAGCAGAGCCCCTATAAGGGAAGCTTTTTATTTATTGGCTATTGATGGTCTGGTAGACCGCATTCCGAGGAAAGGATCGATTATTCGCGGCTACTCAGAAAAAGACATAATTGACTTAATAGAAATTAGAATGACACTGGAAGCTTTAGCCATGGATAGAATTGCAATAAACGGCATATCTGAAACTTTAATAAAAGTCATGGAAGAACTGGTCATAAAAATGGAAAGTATCCAGGAAAATACCATAGAATACACTAATTTAAATCAAGAATTTCACTTGGGAATCATTGATATGAGCAAAAGTGAAATAATAAGAATGATGTATTTGCGGCTTGGACTGCCCTTATTATCATTACAACGTGTCTCATTTGGGGGAGAAGGGTCTATTAAACAATCTTTGAAAGAACATATTGTTATTCTTGACAATTTAAAAGACATAATTTTGATGAAGCGAAAATGGTTTTAA
- the spoVK gene encoding stage V sporulation protein K: protein MDQPIRLKNNGQISIVLNSQKRKTYTKELPESQAAPKVIPPEHTALKEIEEELGALVGMEEMKKMIKEIYAWIYVNKKREEAGLKAGKQALHMMFKGNPGTGKTTVARLIGKLFQKMNVLSKGHLIEAERADLVGEYIGHTAQKTRDLVKKAIGGILFIDEAYSLGRGGEKDFGKEAIDTLVKHMEDRQHEFILILAGYSREMNHFLTLNPGLHSRFPLVVDFPDYSIEQLMEIGERMLKEREYNLSHESEKKLREHLHYVKNNLSPNSFSNGRYIRNIIEKSIRAQAMRLLMQNSYDKHDLMTIRSNDMVFEEAD, encoded by the coding sequence TTGGACCAGCCGATTCGCCTGAAGAATAACGGACAGATCAGTATCGTACTCAATTCTCAAAAGCGAAAAACATACACAAAAGAGCTTCCCGAATCCCAAGCGGCTCCAAAAGTCATTCCGCCTGAGCATACAGCTCTGAAAGAAATTGAAGAAGAACTTGGCGCTCTTGTGGGAATGGAAGAGATGAAGAAAATGATCAAGGAGATCTATGCCTGGATTTATGTGAATAAAAAGCGGGAAGAAGCCGGTCTCAAAGCTGGAAAGCAAGCATTGCATATGATGTTCAAAGGGAATCCAGGCACCGGTAAAACAACGGTTGCCCGATTAATAGGCAAGCTTTTTCAAAAAATGAATGTACTGTCAAAAGGCCATCTGATTGAAGCAGAACGGGCCGATCTTGTCGGTGAATACATTGGCCATACCGCCCAAAAGACAAGGGATCTGGTGAAAAAAGCCATAGGCGGGATCCTGTTCATCGATGAAGCGTACTCTTTAGGGAGAGGCGGAGAAAAAGACTTTGGGAAGGAAGCCATTGACACCCTCGTCAAGCATATGGAAGACCGCCAGCATGAATTTATCCTGATTCTGGCTGGCTACTCAAGAGAAATGAATCATTTCCTGACGCTGAATCCAGGTCTTCATTCCCGATTCCCCCTGGTTGTTGACTTTCCTGACTACTCGATTGAGCAGCTGATGGAAATCGGGGAGCGGATGCTGAAGGAACGGGAGTATAATTTAAGCCACGAATCCGAAAAGAAGCTAAGAGAGCACTTACACTATGTAAAAAATAATCTCAGCCCAAACAGTTTTTCGAACGGGCGTTACATCCGAAATATCATTGAAAAATCAATCCGGGCACAGGCCATGCGCCTGTTAATGCAAAACAGCTATGACAAACATGATCTGATGACAATCAGAAGCAATGATATGGTGTTTGAAGAAGCCGATTAA
- a CDS encoding YeiH family protein, protein MSNAGATKLHKAETVPLHARKKIKTLKLQKGWLKGVLLTLILAVLAGSIAKLPVFSVMGIMIISILLGMSWKGIMDVPADASAGITFSSKTLLRAGIILMGLRLNVEQIFAAGFSIIIADIIVIVFTIVLMMYIGKLLSIDRHLSTLIAVGTAICGAAAIVAVAPLIRAKNELTAISVAFIAIMGTIVTIIYTFMFPVLDLSPRDYGVLTGATLHELAHVIAASAPGGDVSSDTAILVKLGRVALLIPAAIILGMIFNKNSLKKQKTRLRDLPIPWFIFGFLFMCLVNTAGILSDRMTQMLIALSIFLLSMAMAGLGLGVNYSEFKKLNSKVIFTGTFGAAALAALGFLIVHFI, encoded by the coding sequence TTGAGCAATGCTGGAGCAACAAAACTGCATAAAGCAGAAACAGTACCCCTTCACGCAAGAAAAAAAATAAAAACCTTAAAGCTTCAAAAGGGCTGGTTAAAAGGAGTCCTCCTTACTTTAATCCTTGCTGTGTTAGCTGGTTCAATAGCGAAATTGCCTGTTTTTTCAGTAATGGGAATTATGATTATTTCCATACTGCTTGGCATGAGCTGGAAAGGAATAATGGATGTGCCAGCCGATGCATCTGCCGGGATTACATTCAGCAGCAAGACTCTTCTTCGTGCAGGGATTATTCTGATGGGATTAAGACTCAATGTTGAACAAATCTTTGCAGCTGGTTTTTCTATTATTATTGCCGATATTATTGTAATCGTTTTCACGATTGTCCTTATGATGTATATCGGCAAACTTCTCTCGATTGACCGCCATTTATCCACACTGATTGCAGTCGGTACTGCGATATGCGGAGCCGCTGCCATAGTTGCTGTTGCCCCCCTAATCAGGGCTAAGAATGAATTGACTGCTATCTCCGTAGCTTTTATTGCCATTATGGGCACCATAGTGACAATTATTTATACCTTTATGTTTCCTGTGCTGGATTTAAGCCCCCGTGATTATGGTGTATTAACTGGAGCAACTTTGCATGAGCTTGCTCATGTCATTGCAGCTTCTGCTCCAGGAGGAGATGTGAGCAGTGATACTGCAATTCTAGTAAAACTGGGACGTGTAGCATTATTAATTCCCGCAGCGATTATACTTGGAATGATATTTAATAAGAACAGCTTAAAGAAACAGAAAACAAGACTCAGAGATTTGCCGATCCCCTGGTTCATCTTCGGCTTTCTGTTTATGTGCCTGGTTAATACTGCTGGTATACTATCTGATAGGATGACTCAAATGCTGATTGCACTAAGTATTTTCTTATTATCTATGGCCATGGCAGGTTTAGGTTTAGGAGTTAACTATAGTGAATTTAAAAAGTTAAACAGCAAGGTGATTTTTACTGGAACTTTCGGAGCTGCCGCCTTAGCAGCATTGGGATTTTTAATCGTTCATTTTATTTAA
- a CDS encoding DctP family TRAP transporter solute-binding subunit encodes MRAYLSILSILFLLFVSGCSSNVNGKEPEAEYVLRLGHLQTETHPYHKGALKFKELVEEKSNGRIRIDIFPSSQLGNGRDQIEGAQIGSIHFHIGSVAPVTNFAPKFNLLNLPYLFESREHAFRVLDGEIGKEIASDLENRGLINLGYMENGWRHMTNNKKPIKTSSDAAKLKLRVQESPPYISFIKALGSTPVPVPFGELYTALEQKVVDGQENPLAQIYLNKFQEVQSYLTLTAHNYDAAVFLMSKTTYDTLPEELQKAVSEASAEAVDYERKVALEDEKKLLEDLKKTEIEIEENPDLDSFREAVKQVYEEYEETLGKELFDKIESLK; translated from the coding sequence ATGAGGGCGTATCTGTCCATATTATCAATCCTATTTTTATTATTTGTGAGCGGCTGCTCCAGCAATGTTAATGGCAAAGAGCCGGAAGCAGAATATGTTTTGAGACTGGGTCATCTTCAAACGGAAACTCATCCTTACCACAAAGGGGCATTGAAGTTTAAAGAGCTGGTGGAAGAAAAATCTAACGGGCGGATAAGAATCGATATATTTCCAAGCAGCCAATTAGGAAATGGAAGAGACCAAATAGAAGGAGCGCAAATTGGCTCCATCCATTTTCATATTGGGTCAGTAGCACCAGTAACCAATTTCGCACCTAAATTTAATTTACTTAATCTTCCATATTTATTTGAAAGCCGGGAGCATGCTTTTCGGGTCCTGGATGGGGAGATAGGCAAAGAGATAGCTTCTGATTTAGAGAACAGGGGCCTTATAAACCTCGGCTATATGGAGAATGGCTGGAGGCATATGACAAATAATAAGAAACCCATTAAGACAAGTTCCGATGCAGCGAAATTAAAATTAAGGGTCCAGGAGTCGCCTCCATACATCTCATTCATCAAAGCTCTTGGCTCAACTCCTGTTCCTGTTCCGTTCGGTGAACTATATACTGCTTTGGAACAAAAAGTGGTCGACGGCCAGGAAAATCCGCTTGCGCAAATCTATTTAAATAAATTTCAAGAGGTGCAGAGCTATTTGACATTAACTGCCCATAACTATGATGCCGCTGTTTTTCTTATGAGTAAAACAACATATGACACATTGCCTGAAGAACTTCAAAAGGCAGTATCTGAAGCCTCTGCAGAAGCAGTTGATTATGAACGCAAAGTTGCATTGGAGGATGAGAAAAAACTGCTGGAGGACCTTAAAAAGACGGAGATAGAAATTGAAGAAAATCCAGATTTGGATTCATTTAGAGAAGCAGTAAAGCAAGTTTATGAGGAATATGAAGAAACTTTAGGAAAAGAGCTGTTTGATAAGATAGAAAGCTTAAAATAA
- the miaA gene encoding tRNA (adenosine(37)-N6)-dimethylallyltransferase MiaA: protein MIEKEKLAVLIGPTAVGKTKLSILLAKRFNAEIISGDSMQIYKSMDIGTAKIKEEEMEGIPHHLIDIKNPEDPFSAAEFQELVRSKITEITSRGKLPMIVGGTGLYIQSVIYDYQFSDAPSDEKFRKTLEERAEREGNDALFKELLAIDPESAEKIHPNNIRRMVRALEIYHCTGKPMSQYQENQDPELLYDTALIGLTMDRDTLYERINFRVEIMMKEGLLEEVRSLYDQGLKDCQSIQAIGYKELYEYFNGRVSLEDAVGNLKQNSRRYAKRQLTWFRNKMNVEWFDMSDTADPHEFEKKFAEISAHIEGKLKIKSNT, encoded by the coding sequence ATGATTGAAAAAGAAAAGCTGGCAGTGCTGATAGGCCCTACAGCTGTTGGAAAAACAAAATTAAGCATTCTGCTGGCGAAAAGATTTAATGCCGAGATTATCAGCGGAGACTCTATGCAAATATATAAAAGCATGGATATCGGCACGGCAAAAATTAAAGAGGAAGAGATGGAAGGGATACCGCATCATCTAATTGACATCAAAAATCCTGAAGATCCCTTTTCGGCAGCTGAATTTCAGGAACTGGTCCGAAGCAAAATCACAGAGATAACTTCAAGAGGCAAACTTCCAATGATCGTTGGAGGCACGGGATTGTATATTCAATCCGTTATTTATGATTATCAATTCTCTGATGCGCCTTCAGATGAAAAATTCAGAAAAACATTGGAGGAACGCGCCGAAAGGGAAGGGAACGATGCCCTTTTTAAGGAGCTTTTGGCAATAGACCCTGAAAGTGCAGAAAAAATTCACCCCAATAACATTCGAAGAATGGTCAGGGCATTGGAAATTTACCATTGCACAGGGAAACCGATGTCTCAGTATCAGGAGAATCAGGATCCAGAACTTCTTTATGATACGGCACTGATTGGGTTGACCATGGATCGGGATACCTTATATGAACGCATCAATTTCCGAGTAGAGATCATGATGAAGGAAGGCTTGCTTGAAGAGGTGAGATCCCTATATGATCAGGGATTAAAGGATTGCCAGTCCATACAGGCCATCGGGTATAAAGAGCTGTATGAATACTTTAATGGACGTGTTTCTCTGGAGGATGCCGTAGGAAATCTGAAGCAAAATTCAAGAAGATATGCAAAAAGGCAGCTAACATGGTTTCGAAACAAGATGAATGTGGAATGGTTTGATATGTCCGATACAGCCGACCCTCATGAGTTTGAAAAAAAATTCGCTGAAATTTCTGCTCATATTGAAGGAAAGCTGAAAATAAAATCGAATACATAA